The Bacillota bacterium genome includes a window with the following:
- a CDS encoding Ada metal-binding domain-containing protein — VLTTDGKTYSVDKKPWEYRAPAGPGGVAPAPSGGGTKFVASKKSDKYHYPSCNAAKKISPANLVEFRSAAEARAAGYVPCKICKPPDR, encoded by the coding sequence GGTGCTGACCACGGACGGCAAGACGTACTCCGTCGACAAGAAGCCGTGGGAGTACCGGGCGCCTGCAGGGCCTGGCGGGGTTGCCCCGGCCCCCTCTGGCGGCGGGACGAAGTTCGTGGCGAGCAAAAAGAGCGACAAGTATCACTACCCCTCCTGCAACGCCGCCAAGAAGATCAGCCCGGCCAACCTGGTGGAGTTCAGGAGCGCCGCCGAGGCTAGGGCGGCCGGGTACGTGCCGTGCAAGATCTGCAAACCGCCCGACAGGTAG
- a CDS encoding DUF3006 domain-containing protein: protein MRAVIDRFEGDLAVVLVGDEEYRLDVPRRFLPRGAREGDVLVLRWEIDRRETEARREKVRGLIEELRRRK, encoded by the coding sequence GTGCGTGCGGTGATCGACCGGTTCGAGGGTGACCTGGCGGTGGTGCTGGTGGGTGACGAGGAGTACAGGCTGGACGTCCCGCGCCGCTTCCTGCCGCGCGGGGCGCGGGAGGGGGACGTCCTGGTCCTCAGGTGGGAGATCGACCGGCGGGAGACGGAGGCCAGGCGGGAGAAGGTCAGGGGCCTGATCGAGGAACTCAGGCGCCGGAAATGA